A single region of the Arthrobacter sp. PAMC25564 genome encodes:
- the pilM gene encoding type IV pilus assembly protein PilM, translating into MVQRIGVDIGSTALRAVEVRNPDKARPTVLRYLEVPLPDGAVSRGLVAEPDVVAAALKQLWSKGGFRSKSVVLGVGNQHVLVRDLTVPGATLAAIRESLPFQVQDMLPMAVADAQLDFYPTTEDTDADGTAVAGLLVAAGKEAVLGNIEAVRRAGLRTVDVDLLPFAVSRVLLPRADGDGVVAVIDVGASTTSVLIAKDGVPQFVRLIPAGGRDLTNALATRLGMGTADAELLKRKLGLGSRKGVPEEHHEALGIIYETTSELLISLRNTIEYYLNSRPDETVRHLVLSGGGAELPGFADSLTEVTRLEVVTGDPFQRVDLSRRLQSDGQGPDRLSMTVALGLAVGDGGTDEAGTDTGKSTGAAKSTATADPGPVRKPWSLADAATADPGPARKPWSFADAAKQPLRMPSFRGKPAGHGGGIAVGGKRQIDLLPTETRKLVAARKMRDRLGLAVVAVLLLTLLSSGGAAVAALVAQGELASEQAQTGLLLAEQRQYGGVRQVQDEVALLQAARAIGMSPEIDWKAYLDDVQKTLPGGMTIDTVQIDSSSPQTAYVQSTAPLQGDRVATLSFTAKSPTLPVVPPWLDRLQALRGFADALPGSLVKSADGGYQINITMHINEAAFSKRFPAGGK; encoded by the coding sequence TTGGTACAACGCATAGGAGTGGACATCGGCAGCACCGCGCTGCGCGCCGTCGAAGTCCGAAATCCCGACAAAGCCAGGCCCACCGTGCTCCGGTACCTCGAAGTCCCGCTGCCTGACGGTGCGGTCAGCCGCGGCCTGGTGGCAGAACCGGACGTCGTGGCGGCAGCCCTCAAACAGCTGTGGTCCAAGGGCGGTTTCCGGTCCAAGAGCGTGGTGCTTGGCGTCGGAAACCAGCACGTGCTGGTGCGTGACCTCACCGTCCCCGGAGCCACCCTGGCCGCGATCCGGGAATCGTTGCCGTTCCAGGTCCAGGACATGCTGCCGATGGCCGTTGCCGATGCCCAGCTGGATTTCTACCCGACAACGGAAGACACGGACGCCGACGGGACCGCCGTCGCCGGGCTGCTTGTGGCCGCGGGGAAGGAGGCGGTGCTGGGCAATATCGAGGCCGTGCGCCGCGCCGGACTTCGGACGGTCGACGTCGACCTCCTCCCGTTCGCCGTCAGCCGCGTGCTGCTTCCGCGTGCGGACGGCGACGGCGTGGTGGCAGTCATCGATGTGGGCGCGAGTACCACCAGTGTGCTCATCGCAAAGGACGGCGTCCCGCAGTTCGTGCGCCTCATCCCGGCCGGTGGCCGCGACCTCACCAACGCCCTGGCGACGCGCCTGGGGATGGGCACCGCCGACGCGGAACTCCTTAAGCGGAAGCTCGGGCTTGGCTCGCGCAAGGGGGTCCCGGAAGAGCATCACGAGGCCCTCGGAATCATTTACGAGACAACCAGCGAGCTCCTGATCAGCCTCCGCAACACGATCGAGTACTACCTGAACAGCCGCCCGGATGAGACCGTGCGGCATCTGGTGCTGAGCGGCGGTGGGGCCGAGTTGCCCGGTTTCGCGGACAGCCTCACCGAGGTGACCCGGCTGGAAGTGGTCACGGGGGATCCGTTCCAGCGTGTGGACCTTTCGCGCCGCCTCCAGTCAGACGGGCAAGGACCGGACCGCTTGTCCATGACCGTGGCCCTCGGCCTCGCGGTCGGGGACGGTGGCACGGATGAAGCAGGCACAGACACCGGCAAATCCACAGGCGCCGCCAAATCCACAGCCACCGCTGATCCGGGCCCGGTCCGGAAGCCGTGGAGTTTGGCCGACGCCGCCACCGCTGATCCGGGCCCGGCCCGGAAGCCGTGGAGCTTCGCCGACGCCGCCAAACAGCCGCTTCGCATGCCGTCGTTCCGCGGGAAGCCGGCCGGGCACGGCGGCGGCATCGCCGTCGGCGGAAAGCGCCAGATCGATCTGCTGCCGACGGAGACCCGCAAGCTCGTCGCCGCCAGGAAGATGCGCGACCGTTTGGGACTGGCCGTCGTGGCCGTGCTCCTGCTCACCTTGCTCAGCTCGGGAGGCGCCGCCGTGGCGGCGCTCGTGGCGCAGGGCGAGCTGGCCTCCGAACAGGCTCAGACGGGGTTGCTCCTGGCGGAGCAACGGCAATATGGGGGAGTGCGGCAGGTCCAAGATGAGGTGGCGCTTCTCCAGGCCGCCCGTGCGATCGGGATGAGCCCGGAAATTGATTGGAAGGCCTATCTGGATGACGTGCAGAAGACGTTGCCCGGGGGCATGACCATAGATACCGTGCAGATCGACTCGTCGTCGCCGCAGACGGCGTACGTCCAATCCACCGCACCCTTGCAAGGCGACCGGGTGGCTACGCTCAGTTTTACCGCAAAGAGTCCCACCCTGCCCGTGGTACCGCCCTGGCTGGACCGGCTGCAGGCCCTGAGGGGCTTTGCCGATGCGCTGCCGGGTTCCCTCGTCAAAAGCGCAGACGGCGGCTACCAGATCAACATCACGATGCACATCAACGAGGCCGCGTTCTCGAAGCGTTTCCCGGCGGGGGGAAAGTGA
- a CDS encoding A24 family peptidase has product MSPSSPGLWPTFISAYAGLFGLLIGSFLNVVVYRVPNGLSIVSPPSACPGCGHVIKAYDNIPVLSWLILRGKCRSCAKPISKRYPLVEAGTGIVFAGVALWAWTGGASARPAEGAPGILVLVGFLYLAAVSVALGLIDIDTHRLPDAIVLPSYLVGVALFTVAAVVSGDYSALLRAGVGMAVLWTAYLLMALAYPGGMGFGDVKLAGLLGLFLGWVGWGPLLVGAFAAFLLGGLFSLALLAARKVNRKSGIPFGPWMLAGAWTGIIGGDSLWKGYLALVGL; this is encoded by the coding sequence ATGAGTCCCTCCAGCCCGGGCCTCTGGCCCACCTTCATCAGCGCGTACGCAGGCCTCTTCGGCCTGCTCATCGGGTCCTTCCTGAACGTCGTCGTCTACCGCGTGCCGAACGGCCTCTCCATCGTGTCCCCGCCGAGCGCCTGCCCCGGCTGTGGCCACGTCATCAAGGCCTACGACAACATCCCGGTCCTGTCCTGGCTCATCCTGCGCGGGAAATGCCGCAGCTGCGCCAAGCCGATCTCAAAGCGCTACCCGCTCGTGGAAGCGGGGACCGGGATCGTCTTCGCCGGGGTCGCATTGTGGGCCTGGACCGGCGGCGCCTCCGCCCGCCCCGCCGAGGGGGCCCCAGGCATCCTCGTCCTCGTCGGGTTCCTGTACCTGGCCGCGGTCAGCGTGGCGCTTGGACTGATCGACATCGACACCCACCGCCTGCCCGACGCCATTGTCCTGCCCAGCTACCTCGTAGGCGTCGCCCTCTTCACCGTGGCCGCCGTCGTTTCCGGGGACTATTCCGCGCTCCTGCGCGCCGGCGTCGGCATGGCCGTGCTCTGGACCGCCTATCTGCTCATGGCGCTCGCCTACCCCGGCGGCATGGGATTCGGCGACGTCAAACTGGCCGGATTGCTGGGACTGTTCCTGGGCTGGGTGGGCTGGGGCCCGCTGCTGGTTGGGGCCTTCGCCGCGTTCCTGCTGGGCGGCCTGTTCTCGCTGGCGCTGCTTGCAGCCCGCAAGGTGAACCGCAAGAGCGGCATCCCGTTCGGCCCCTGGATGCTTGCCGGAGCCTGGACCGGCATCATTGGCGGCGACTCGTTGTGGAAGGGGTACCTTGCGTTGGTCGGACTCTAG